The following coding sequences are from one Limnobacter sp. SAORIC-580 window:
- a CDS encoding TolC family protein — MAFKLKNMLKLLAAVCCWWALSPSAHAKSVEQLLQYAIEISPEVATAKAQMQVAQADLKISEAAWLPQASARLYNGVGDTKQSNPFANQRNANENIQNNSISLQQSIYNKPASIQIEQTQLTVQEAELRHALAVQTTIQNWLAKLMDYKQSKALLNLTEHKQQTALLQKEHVEQGVMNGENSALELANAESEAALRQAEHGQAEQAVKQRLWELSQLTGQEVVPVWVDDIEFNIPPTLHNEKELEQEVLQNNLGLKIQQLYKQAATLEINKANGQHHPTLKLVAQYSQSQSETVSTLGNRVEQNMLAIQMDIPLFNGFATQAQTEKAAASLNQQHADYNKTSAQVLRDTQAAHRQLNSATHLWKAYTQADRAATQQQLAIETAIKHQLATPLDLAKAKEKLTELQMKKMEYLRAANKAYLLVHELTGKLNIEGALERLSKRE, encoded by the coding sequence ATGGCATTCAAGCTGAAAAACATGTTGAAACTATTGGCAGCTGTGTGCTGCTGGTGGGCACTTTCGCCTTCAGCACACGCAAAAAGTGTTGAACAATTGCTGCAATATGCCATTGAAATATCTCCCGAGGTAGCCACGGCCAAGGCGCAAATGCAGGTTGCACAAGCTGACCTGAAAATAAGCGAAGCAGCCTGGCTTCCCCAAGCCAGCGCGCGGCTATACAACGGCGTAGGCGATACCAAGCAATCCAACCCGTTTGCCAACCAGCGCAATGCGAACGAAAACATTCAGAACAACAGCATCTCCCTTCAACAGAGTATTTACAACAAACCCGCTTCCATTCAAATTGAGCAAACTCAACTCACCGTTCAAGAAGCCGAGTTACGCCATGCTTTGGCTGTTCAAACCACCATTCAAAACTGGCTAGCCAAGCTAATGGACTACAAACAAAGCAAGGCTTTGCTGAACTTGACCGAACACAAACAACAAACAGCCCTGCTTCAAAAAGAACATGTAGAACAAGGTGTAATGAACGGTGAAAACAGCGCACTGGAACTTGCCAACGCAGAATCAGAGGCGGCTCTGCGCCAGGCCGAGCATGGCCAGGCCGAGCAGGCGGTGAAGCAGCGCTTGTGGGAACTCTCGCAGCTAACCGGGCAAGAAGTGGTTCCGGTATGGGTTGATGATATTGAATTCAACATACCCCCTACCCTGCACAACGAAAAGGAACTTGAACAGGAAGTGCTTCAGAACAACCTGGGCTTGAAAATTCAGCAGTTGTACAAGCAAGCCGCTACTCTGGAAATTAACAAAGCAAATGGGCAACACCACCCCACCCTGAAACTGGTGGCCCAATATTCGCAAAGCCAATCAGAAACAGTCAGCACCCTGGGTAACCGGGTTGAACAAAACATGCTGGCCATTCAAATGGACATTCCTTTGTTCAACGGTTTTGCTACCCAGGCACAAACTGAAAAAGCAGCAGCCAGCCTGAACCAGCAGCATGCCGACTACAACAAAACCAGCGCCCAGGTGTTGCGTGATACCCAGGCCGCCCACAGGCAACTGAACAGTGCCACCCATTTGTGGAAAGCCTATACACAGGCAGACCGCGCAGCCACACAACAACAACTGGCCATTGAAACTGCAATTAAGCACCAGCTGGCCACACCGCTTGACTTGGCAAAAGCCAAAGAAAAACTGACTGAACTGCAAATGAAGAAAATGGAATACCTGCGGGCAGCAAATAAGGCTTACTTGCTGGTTCATGAGTTGACCGGGAAATTGAATATTGAAGGTGCTTTGGAGCGCTTATCAAAGCGGGAATAG
- a CDS encoding calcium-binding protein, with amino-acid sequence MANLAKVLIANNYAFNTAVAVSSGKFIGNVLHESYQASLIRANELAQILDIYQNSDDESSCPIILDLDGDGVETLNMADTSVYFDHNRDGFAEATGWAGADDGILVRDLNGNGQIDNGGELFGDNTLVNGVRAANGFEALKALDNNKDGKFSSADTAWNTVKVWKDSNSNGSVDTGEILTLAQAKVASINLDYNFWSPNDNEADNDHLQTSSYTTTDGQVREAHDVWFATNRSDSVQLAQIEVPDNILAMINLQGMGTLPSLHNAMVMDTTGGLKQWVEQLEAKLFAPQNTAPLTPAELYANTRTLMFKWAGVDHLPGDDYMETLDTRELTLIEKVLGVTPEESFKATVRPGNVSVQNLSAAFNVLQQQVTNDILKQTTFKPVFDSIKLKFNETSSQIEFDLTQTAAVLKQLVANAEAIDQITWVALFKKALGLSVDSPDNMLSTGLAQIYSNDPQFKDIWNAAPVGYLLVGSDSSDTVYNFDHPSFQAQPLLQNGGEGNDTLQAFQSRPATLGGGDGDDKLIGGTANDLLIGGKGNDTLKGQEGADTYWYFKGDGRDVIHVGNTGSTANDTLVLKNIKSTDVVLQQSLLNLVITFKGTDSGSITIENHFNHWNSQNYELGKIEFSDGVVWTKATIASKVLAPTAGNDILIGTKAANTIAGNAGDDTISGGEGNDTLRGLTGNDILNGDGGNDSLYGGTDHDHLYGGIGDDMLYGEAGTDSLCGDDGADTLQGGHGDDYLEGGNGSDTFVYHNGDGRDVISKNYNETNNTETLKLLDLLPSQVKFFREYNDLLIQVSGSSNDVIRISGHFDAFGAGQHYLDRIQFADASIMPSSTFSSMATQYTDNTRTVNGTNAAEALSGNNQNDMIYAGAGNDKLTGGVGDDYLAGEAGNDTYVFRKGHGRDTIDVLGGTSTGFAEVETLHLIDTNSTDVVLTRNHLDDLLVQIKSSPNDLITVSSHFAQVDAGAAAIDSIVFADGVTWNAATIRSTVLAATTANDHIQGYATNDTLYGGDGNDLITGKAGADTLYGQNGNDYLDGGSGNDKLYGGEHHDELHGGDGDDTLRGDAGNDTLYGGLGNDVLEGSAGDDRLMGEEGNNTYLYYQNHGHDVIANGDTSGTNTLRLVNINQNDIVLRREYGNLSIQFKNNSGDQITVENHFYYGDMVSNYSLDRIQFADGSIWNTERINAEALKGTVNNDLIEGFDTPNTIDAGDGNDQIYGGYDNDHLTGGAGNDSISGNFGNDTIFGGIGNDFVYGNEGDDFIWGNAGADTLEGNEGNDTIQGGTGTDIMTGGEGSDTFIVKAGDGKDAIIATSYSTNPEDFDTLSFTDLSSAQLTLRRVYDDLVITNSVNSTDEVRVSSHFVDEGFNTDSLDLIKTSDGVQWNASTIRTMSLKASNGSDTIIAFSSADVVRGLSGNDLIDGKAGNDQLFGDAGSDTIYGGDGSDRISGGTGNDLLYGGNGHDTFTFNKGDGRDTVYVNEAFGGNATETLILGNMNSTEVNLLRYNGSLYVQQKNSISDHVQIVSHFAGGANALDKIIFSDGLTWDTATINAMSVNAPVDPDSV; translated from the coding sequence TTGGCGAACTTAGCGAAAGTATTGATTGCCAACAATTACGCTTTTAATACCGCCGTAGCAGTGTCCTCAGGCAAGTTTATCGGGAATGTACTTCACGAGTCCTATCAAGCCAGCTTGATTCGAGCAAATGAGTTGGCTCAAATACTTGATATCTACCAAAATTCCGACGACGAATCCAGCTGCCCTATTATTCTCGACCTGGATGGCGATGGTGTAGAAACACTGAACATGGCTGACACCTCCGTTTACTTCGACCACAACCGCGATGGGTTTGCTGAAGCCACCGGTTGGGCTGGTGCAGACGATGGAATACTGGTGCGCGATTTGAACGGCAACGGTCAAATTGACAACGGTGGCGAACTGTTTGGTGACAACACACTGGTCAACGGCGTGCGTGCGGCCAATGGCTTTGAAGCGCTTAAAGCGCTGGACAACAACAAAGACGGCAAATTCAGCAGCGCCGATACCGCATGGAACACCGTGAAGGTATGGAAAGACAGCAATTCAAATGGCAGCGTTGATACAGGCGAAATACTGACCCTGGCGCAGGCCAAGGTAGCCTCAATTAATCTAGATTACAACTTCTGGTCACCGAACGATAACGAAGCCGATAACGACCACCTGCAAACCTCAAGCTACACCACCACCGATGGGCAGGTTCGCGAGGCGCACGACGTGTGGTTTGCCACCAACCGCAGCGATTCCGTTCAACTGGCTCAAATTGAAGTGCCCGACAATATTCTGGCCATGATCAACCTGCAAGGCATGGGCACGCTGCCCAGCCTTCACAACGCCATGGTGATGGACACCACGGGCGGGCTGAAACAGTGGGTTGAACAATTGGAAGCCAAATTGTTTGCGCCACAAAACACAGCCCCACTTACACCAGCGGAATTGTATGCCAACACCCGCACCTTGATGTTTAAATGGGCTGGTGTAGACCACCTGCCCGGTGATGATTACATGGAAACGCTGGATACCCGCGAACTTACCTTGATTGAAAAAGTCTTGGGGGTAACGCCAGAAGAATCATTCAAGGCCACAGTGCGCCCGGGCAATGTGAGCGTACAGAATTTGTCTGCGGCCTTTAACGTGCTGCAACAGCAAGTTACGAACGACATTTTGAAGCAAACCACCTTCAAGCCAGTGTTCGATTCAATCAAGCTGAAGTTCAATGAAACTTCGAGCCAGATTGAATTTGATTTGACCCAGACTGCGGCGGTGTTGAAGCAGCTTGTTGCTAACGCCGAGGCAATTGATCAAATTACATGGGTTGCCCTGTTCAAGAAAGCACTTGGTTTGTCGGTAGACAGCCCGGACAACATGCTTTCAACGGGCCTTGCGCAAATTTACTCAAACGACCCCCAGTTCAAAGACATTTGGAACGCTGCGCCTGTGGGCTATCTGCTTGTGGGCTCTGATTCATCCGATACCGTCTACAACTTTGATCACCCGAGCTTCCAAGCGCAGCCTTTGCTGCAAAATGGTGGTGAAGGCAATGACACCCTTCAGGCCTTCCAATCGCGTCCAGCTACTCTGGGTGGCGGCGATGGCGATGACAAACTGATTGGAGGCACAGCCAATGATCTATTGATTGGTGGGAAAGGCAACGACACACTCAAAGGCCAGGAAGGTGCAGACACCTATTGGTACTTTAAAGGTGATGGTCGTGATGTCATCCACGTGGGCAACACGGGCAGCACCGCCAATGACACCTTGGTGCTCAAAAACATCAAATCCACCGATGTTGTGCTACAGCAATCACTGCTGAATTTGGTAATTACATTCAAGGGAACGGACAGCGGTTCAATCACGATTGAGAACCACTTCAATCACTGGAATTCACAAAACTACGAGTTAGGTAAAATCGAATTTTCTGACGGTGTTGTCTGGACCAAAGCGACCATTGCAAGCAAGGTGCTTGCACCCACTGCCGGAAACGACATACTGATCGGCACAAAGGCTGCAAACACCATTGCTGGCAACGCGGGCGACGACACAATCAGCGGTGGTGAAGGCAATGACACACTGCGCGGCCTGACAGGCAACGACATTCTGAATGGCGATGGTGGCAACGATAGCCTGTATGGCGGTACCGACCACGACCATCTGTATGGCGGCATTGGCGACGACATGCTGTACGGTGAAGCGGGTACGGATTCACTTTGCGGCGACGACGGTGCCGATACCTTGCAGGGTGGGCACGGCGATGACTATCTTGAGGGTGGCAATGGCAGTGACACTTTCGTTTACCACAATGGCGATGGCCGAGATGTGATTAGCAAAAATTACAACGAAACTAACAACACTGAAACGCTGAAGCTTCTTGACCTGCTACCTTCACAAGTCAAATTTTTCAGAGAGTACAACGACCTTCTTATTCAGGTTTCAGGATCCAGCAATGATGTTATTCGCATCAGTGGGCATTTCGATGCGTTTGGAGCGGGTCAACATTACCTTGACCGCATTCAGTTTGCCGATGCCAGCATTATGCCCAGCAGCACCTTCAGCAGTATGGCAACCCAATACACGGACAACACGCGAACCGTGAATGGAACAAATGCCGCCGAGGCACTTTCAGGCAACAACCAAAATGACATGATTTATGCAGGCGCAGGCAATGACAAATTAACGGGTGGTGTGGGTGACGATTACTTGGCTGGCGAGGCAGGCAATGACACCTATGTGTTCAGGAAAGGCCACGGACGCGACACGATTGATGTTTTGGGCGGAACAAGCACTGGTTTTGCAGAAGTTGAAACCCTGCACCTGATTGACACCAACTCAACCGATGTTGTGTTGACCAGAAACCATCTAGATGATTTGCTGGTTCAAATCAAAAGCAGTCCGAACGATCTGATCACTGTGTCAAGCCACTTTGCCCAAGTGGATGCAGGTGCAGCCGCAATCGATTCCATCGTTTTTGCAGATGGCGTAACCTGGAATGCCGCCACAATTCGCAGCACTGTGCTTGCGGCTACCACCGCCAACGATCACATTCAAGGCTACGCCACCAATGACACCTTGTATGGCGGCGATGGAAACGATTTGATCACTGGCAAAGCGGGCGCAGACACCCTGTATGGACAAAACGGCAACGACTATCTGGATGGTGGAAGTGGCAACGACAAACTGTACGGTGGCGAGCACCATGATGAACTCCATGGCGGCGATGGAGACGACACCTTGCGTGGCGATGCTGGCAATGACACGCTGTACGGCGGGCTTGGGAACGACGTGCTGGAAGGTTCTGCAGGCGACGATCGCTTGATGGGAGAGGAAGGTAACAACACTTACCTGTACTACCAAAACCATGGGCACGATGTAATTGCCAATGGCGACACGTCGGGAACTAACACACTTCGACTGGTCAACATTAACCAGAATGATATTGTGCTTCGCCGGGAATACGGCAACTTGAGTATTCAGTTCAAGAATAATTCCGGTGATCAAATCACCGTGGAGAATCATTTTTACTACGGCGACATGGTCTCGAATTACTCGCTGGACCGAATTCAATTCGCGGATGGTTCAATTTGGAACACGGAGAGAATAAATGCAGAAGCACTGAAAGGAACGGTGAACAATGATTTGATTGAAGGGTTTGATACACCCAACACCATAGATGCCGGCGATGGAAACGACCAAATTTATGGTGGGTATGACAATGACCACCTGACTGGTGGTGCTGGTAACGATTCAATTTCTGGCAACTTCGGCAATGACACCATTTTTGGTGGCATTGGCAATGACTTTGTGTATGGCAATGAAGGTGACGATTTTATTTGGGGCAACGCAGGTGCAGACACCCTTGAAGGCAACGAAGGCAACGACACGATTCAGGGTGGAACAGGCACAGACATCATGACTGGTGGGGAAGGCTCAGACACTTTCATCGTAAAAGCTGGTGATGGAAAAGATGCAATTATCGCGACCTCTTACTCTACAAATCCAGAAGATTTCGACACCCTGAGCTTTACTGATCTATCATCCGCGCAGCTGACTTTGCGACGAGTCTATGATGATTTGGTAATTACCAATTCAGTAAATTCTACGGATGAGGTTCGGGTTTCGAGTCATTTCGTCGATGAAGGTTTTAATACAGATTCACTCGACTTGATCAAAACTTCGGATGGAGTGCAATGGAATGCCAGTACCATTCGCACCATGTCACTTAAGGCCAGCAACGGGTCGGACACCATCATTGCCTTCTCAAGCGCTGACGTGGTTCGGGGCTTGAGCGGAAATGATTTAATCGATGGAAAAGCCGGAAATGATCAACTGTTTGGTGATGCTGGCTCAGATACTATTTACGGAGGTGATGGAAGTGATCGCATTTCGGGCGGCACTGGCAACGACTTACTTTATGGTGGCAACGGACACGACACGTTTACGTTCAACAAAGGGGATGGCCGAGATACGGTGTACGTCAATGAAGCCTTTGGCGGCAACGCAACAGAAACATTGATTCTCGGCAACATGAATAGTACGGAGGTTAACTTGCTGCGTTACAACGGCTCTTTGTATGTGCAGCAGAAAAACTCAATCAGCGACCATGTTCAGATCGTCAGTCATTTTGCTGGAGGAGCAAATGCGTTGGACAAAATTATTTTTTCCGATGGGCTGACTTGGGACACTGCAACCATAAACGCGATGAGCGTGAATGCGCCAGTAGACCCAGATTCGGTTTGA
- the bktB gene encoding beta-ketothiolase BktB: MTREVVVVAGVRTAVGDFGGSLKDFSPTQLGAMVVKEVVARAGVSADQVGHVVFGHVVNSEPRDMYLSRVAAIEGGLDKSTPALTLNRLCGSGLQAIVTAAQSIMLGDADVAIGGGAESMSKAPYILPAARWGARMGDMKGIDMMVGALHDPFHVIHMGVTAENVAKEFNVSREDQDALAVESHKRAANAIANGYFKEQILPIEIKSKKGPVMFDTDEHVRGDATVEGMAKLKTVFQKDGTVTAGNASGLNDGAGAVLLMERSAAEKAGKKPMARLVAYANTGVEPTIMGIGPVSATKKALAKAGLKIEDMDVIEANEAFAAQACAVTKELGMDPAKVNPNGSGISIGHPIGATGAIITVKALYELQRIQGRYALVTMCIGGGQGIAAIFERM; encoded by the coding sequence ATGACGCGTGAAGTGGTAGTGGTAGCCGGTGTACGCACCGCAGTGGGCGACTTTGGTGGAAGTTTGAAAGACTTTTCCCCAACGCAGTTGGGCGCCATGGTGGTGAAGGAAGTGGTTGCGCGCGCAGGTGTAAGCGCTGACCAGGTGGGCCATGTGGTGTTTGGGCATGTGGTGAATTCTGAGCCACGTGACATGTATTTGTCGCGTGTTGCTGCCATTGAAGGTGGTCTGGACAAATCCACGCCAGCGCTCACGCTGAACCGCCTGTGTGGTTCTGGCCTGCAAGCCATTGTGACTGCAGCGCAAAGCATTATGCTGGGCGACGCGGATGTGGCCATTGGTGGTGGTGCTGAAAGCATGAGCAAAGCCCCCTACATTTTGCCCGCCGCCCGTTGGGGTGCACGCATGGGCGACATGAAAGGCATCGACATGATGGTGGGCGCTTTGCACGACCCATTTCATGTGATTCACATGGGCGTGACTGCGGAAAACGTGGCCAAGGAATTCAATGTAAGCCGTGAAGACCAGGACGCTTTGGCAGTTGAAAGCCACAAGCGTGCAGCCAATGCGATTGCCAATGGTTATTTCAAAGAGCAGATTTTGCCGATTGAAATCAAGAGCAAGAAAGGCCCGGTGATGTTTGACACCGATGAGCATGTTCGAGGTGACGCCACGGTAGAAGGCATGGCCAAACTAAAAACTGTGTTCCAGAAAGACGGTACTGTAACTGCTGGCAATGCTTCTGGTTTGAACGACGGTGCAGGCGCAGTGCTGTTGATGGAACGCAGCGCGGCTGAAAAAGCGGGCAAGAAGCCCATGGCCCGTTTGGTGGCGTATGCCAACACCGGCGTAGAGCCAACCATCATGGGTATTGGCCCAGTGTCAGCAACCAAAAAAGCCTTGGCCAAAGCGGGCTTGAAAATTGAAGACATGGACGTGATCGAAGCCAACGAGGCTTTTGCGGCGCAGGCTTGTGCCGTGACCAAAGAATTGGGCATGGACCCAGCCAAGGTCAACCCAAATGGTTCAGGTATTTCAATTGGTCACCCCATTGGCGCAACCGGCGCAATCATTACCGTGAAAGCCCTGTATGAATTGCAGCGTATTCAAGGTCGTTATGCACTGGTGACCATGTGTATTGGTGGTGGTCAGGGTATTGCTGCGATATTTGAGCGGATGTAA
- the rimO gene encoding 30S ribosomal protein S12 methylthiotransferase RimO, whose protein sequence is MQDDTFSAKRPPSVGFVSLGCPKALVDSERILTQLKVEGYNVSASYEGADLIVVNTCGFIDSAVQESLDAIGEAMHANGKVIVTGCLGAKNGNEGKDMITKLHPKVLAVTGPHATEEVMQAVHIHLPKPHDPFIDLVPDHGVKLTPKHYAYLKISEGCNHRCTFCIIPSMRGDLVSRPIGEVIREAESLKKAGVKELLVVSQDTSAYGVDLKYRTDFVNGRPVKTQFQQLAEELGELGIWVRMHYVYPYPHVDRVVPLMAEGKILPYLDIPFQHSHPDVLKRMKRPASGERNIERIRAWRNTCPDITLRSTFITGFPGETEDEFKHLLDFIEEAQLDRVGVFAYSPVDGAVANALDNPVPEEVKEERRARLMALQEKISLSRNEAKLGKVMQVLVDETDEEGIVARSKADAPEIDGNVFIPMPENQTQQPKPGDFINVLIDDCDEHDLWGRIA, encoded by the coding sequence ATGCAAGACGACACCTTCTCTGCCAAGCGCCCACCGAGTGTGGGCTTTGTTTCTTTGGGTTGCCCAAAGGCCCTTGTGGATTCCGAGCGAATTCTGACCCAACTGAAAGTAGAGGGGTACAACGTGTCCGCGTCCTATGAAGGTGCAGACCTGATCGTTGTGAATACCTGCGGTTTTATTGACAGCGCCGTACAAGAAAGCCTGGATGCAATTGGTGAAGCCATGCATGCCAATGGCAAGGTGATTGTGACTGGTTGCCTGGGCGCCAAAAACGGCAACGAAGGCAAGGACATGATTACCAAACTGCACCCCAAGGTATTGGCGGTGACTGGCCCACATGCCACAGAGGAAGTGATGCAGGCAGTGCACATTCACCTGCCCAAACCACACGACCCCTTCATTGATTTAGTACCCGACCATGGCGTGAAGCTAACCCCAAAGCACTACGCCTACCTGAAAATTTCAGAGGGCTGTAATCACCGTTGTACCTTCTGCATCATCCCAAGCATGCGAGGCGATTTGGTGTCCCGCCCAATCGGTGAAGTAATTCGTGAAGCGGAAAGCCTGAAAAAAGCGGGTGTGAAGGAATTGCTGGTGGTGAGCCAAGACACATCGGCCTACGGTGTTGATTTGAAATATCGCACCGACTTTGTGAATGGTCGCCCCGTAAAAACACAGTTTCAGCAACTGGCCGAAGAGTTGGGCGAGTTGGGCATTTGGGTGCGCATGCACTACGTGTACCCATACCCCCACGTGGACCGCGTGGTGCCATTGATGGCAGAAGGCAAAATTTTGCCTTACCTGGACATTCCATTCCAACATTCACATCCTGATGTATTGAAGCGCATGAAGCGCCCAGCCAGTGGAGAGCGCAACATCGAGCGCATTCGCGCCTGGCGTAACACCTGCCCCGACATCACCTTGCGCAGCACCTTCATTACAGGTTTCCCTGGTGAAACCGAGGATGAGTTCAAGCACTTGCTTGATTTCATCGAAGAGGCACAACTGGACCGTGTGGGCGTGTTTGCTTACTCGCCTGTCGATGGTGCGGTTGCGAATGCCCTTGATAACCCAGTGCCTGAAGAAGTGAAAGAAGAGCGCCGTGCGCGTTTGATGGCCTTGCAGGAGAAGATTTCGCTGAGCCGCAACGAAGCCAAGTTGGGCAAAGTGATGCAAGTGTTGGTCGATGAAACCGACGAAGAGGGCATTGTGGCGCGCAGCAAAGCCGATGCCCCTGAAATTGATGGCAATGTGTTTATACCCATGCCAGAGAACCAGACCCAGCAACCCAAGCCGGGCGACTTTATTAATGTGCTGATTGATGATTGTGATGAACACGACCTTTGGGGCAGAATCGCATAA
- the phaR gene encoding polyhydroxyalkanoate synthesis repressor PhaR — translation MAEATRLIKKYPNRRLYDTQTSSYITLGDVKLLVLENEGFQVVDAKSGEDLTRSILLQIILEEETAGVPIFTSPMLSQIIRFYGNAMQGIMGTFLEKNLQAFMDIQNSFQDQGKNVADGSQFANPELWSQFMSVQTPVIQSMMSNYIEQSKNMFVQMQDQFQNQTRSMFTNFGFPNPGEFPGMSGMPGMPGMPGATKAKPDPTKK, via the coding sequence ATGGCTGAAGCAACACGACTGATAAAGAAATATCCGAACCGACGCTTGTACGACACACAAACCAGCAGTTACATCACCTTGGGCGATGTGAAGCTATTGGTGCTGGAAAACGAAGGCTTTCAAGTCGTGGATGCGAAAAGTGGTGAAGACTTAACCCGAAGTATTTTGCTCCAGATCATTCTGGAGGAAGAAACAGCGGGTGTTCCCATTTTCACTTCACCCATGCTTTCGCAGATCATTCGGTTTTACGGCAATGCGATGCAGGGCATCATGGGCACCTTTCTTGAAAAGAACCTGCAAGCGTTCATGGACATTCAGAACAGTTTTCAGGATCAAGGCAAGAACGTTGCGGATGGTAGCCAGTTTGCCAACCCGGAATTGTGGTCACAGTTCATGAGCGTTCAAACGCCCGTCATTCAAAGCATGATGAGCAACTACATTGAACAAAGCAAAAACATGTTTGTGCAAATGCAGGACCAGTTTCAAAACCAAACCCGCAGCATGTTCACAAACTTTGGATTTCCCAACCCGGGCGAGTTTCCTGGCATGAGCGGGATGCCAGGCATGCCTGGTATGCCTGGTGCCACCAAAGCAAAGCCGGACCCTACAAAAAAGTAA
- the phbB gene encoding acetoacetyl-CoA reductase, whose translation MSEPKVAYVTGGMGGIGTAICKKLCEQGYRVIAGCGPNSPRKEKWLGEMRSAGYEVYASEGNVADWDSTVTAFEKVRAEHGTVSILVNNAGITRDGTFVKMSRDDWSAVIDTNLNSLFNVTKQVIGGMVEQGFGRIINISSVNGQKGQFGQTNYSTAKAGLRGFTMALAQEVASKGVTVNTVSPGYIGTDMVRAIRPDVLEKIVNTIPVKRLGTPEEIASICAWLASEDSGFSTGADFSLNGGLHMG comes from the coding sequence ATGAGTGAACCAAAAGTAGCGTATGTAACAGGTGGTATGGGCGGCATTGGAACGGCCATTTGCAAGAAACTGTGTGAGCAGGGCTACCGCGTGATTGCCGGTTGTGGTCCCAATTCACCGCGCAAGGAAAAATGGTTGGGCGAAATGCGCAGCGCAGGATATGAGGTGTATGCCAGTGAAGGCAACGTGGCCGATTGGGACAGCACTGTAACTGCGTTTGAAAAAGTGCGTGCTGAGCACGGCACCGTGTCTATTTTGGTGAACAACGCGGGTATTACCCGCGACGGCACCTTTGTGAAAATGAGCCGCGATGATTGGTCTGCCGTGATCGACACCAATTTGAATTCGCTGTTTAACGTGACCAAGCAGGTGATTGGTGGCATGGTTGAACAGGGTTTTGGCCGCATCATCAATATTTCGTCAGTGAATGGCCAGAAGGGGCAGTTTGGTCAAACCAACTATTCCACAGCCAAGGCAGGTTTGCGCGGCTTTACCATGGCACTGGCTCAGGAGGTGGCATCCAAGGGCGTCACCGTGAACACCGTTTCTCCCGGTTACATCGGCACTGACATGGTTCGCGCCATTCGCCCCGATGTGCTCGAAAAAATCGTGAACACCATTCCAGTCAAGCGTTTGGGCACGCCTGAGGAAATCGCATCCATTTGTGCCTGGTTGGCCTCTGAAGACTCTGGTTTTTCAACCGGTGCCGACTTTTCACTGAACGGTGGTTTGCACATGGGTTAA